In Kordia antarctica, the following proteins share a genomic window:
- a CDS encoding baseplate J/gp47 family protein, translating into MQNDCTENSLIKLREGTTQQARYHALLDPENVELMGFEVKDWMNFAEEFSKHVQLFSNKDHNNPSGTWEPFHNASKEIKEVIETYTEGDVTPQLALFIAFLKLLNKSKERFNNITKRHLDFYYKEVLQLDKNDEKADHAYIIFELAKNANQQFLSDETLVKAGKDSEGNTIHYQLEEEIVINKAKVAALRNTYSYPAVSNWHASSIANSGDGEGAEAENGGTSWLPFGDMERNLAKKGFSVSAPSLLLTEGGRTITIAALYTSLTIDGDLKSLITIEHTGEKGWVTLENTSIKKVAVAEDLLTLKIELSEDDDKVVNYDAEIHEGKYDTEHPIVRVLFTPEDREASSYNTYLLIANAELKKIDITTIGEYTTGLTVKNDLGKIKTDNPFYPFGPLAKKRAKLKISSEEWIGKNISNVEVSLDWKDYPDNFQTHYQHYLVQYLNIAPSVKFKTVYDRTNNTQLVTDANGTNRFKVISSYIVDFKNRSKKSTAQNNVTTEEESDAMYEEYNEDTTDAATTESAPQESTTDESTSKIQEMFLGKAGVIFKNFLPPQISYVPKVTDEYFIQLSLQNNFLHDAFAKIYTYHALEEVSLPNNPYAPFAENLKVTVTSQETIGADGNQIKLYHELPFGIKKVQRSNLSLMPTPEDGGQLYIGIEDAIADQNIQLLCQIEEGSENPDAIEDFGLATVTWQYLHNNTWNNLKPTYLLKDQTDDFLKAGLVAFTVPRDFGDNTIFTEDYLWIRATISKTYDTVSKFANIHAQAAEAIFINDENTLEHLEKGMPAETISKLEDRLATVKTVTQPYASFDGSPKESDLDFYRRVSERLRHKNRAITLWDYEHLVLQEFNYLHKIKCLNHSTSTSFKAPGEVLLVAIPNIIDQNVFDIYKPKLSQTKLGAIKTYINKLNTLHVNAEVVSPVYEPVLITLGAKFYEGLDANYYEKQLQQDIAQYLSPWAFDKNQPIPFGNAMYASEVIFYIEKLDYVDYIKDFKMLHDGDEKDEIIPTDQKSILTSVLPETHAVTAIINTLCQS; encoded by the coding sequence ATGCAAAACGATTGTACAGAAAATTCACTAATAAAGTTACGCGAAGGCACTACACAGCAAGCGCGTTATCATGCTTTGCTCGATCCTGAGAATGTAGAACTCATGGGATTTGAAGTAAAGGATTGGATGAACTTTGCAGAAGAATTTTCGAAGCACGTACAATTATTCAGTAACAAAGACCACAACAATCCAAGTGGCACATGGGAACCATTTCATAATGCTTCAAAAGAAATAAAAGAAGTTATTGAAACCTATACAGAAGGAGATGTTACGCCACAATTGGCACTATTTATAGCGTTCTTAAAACTATTAAACAAAAGTAAAGAACGATTCAACAACATTACTAAACGTCATCTTGATTTCTATTACAAAGAAGTATTACAACTTGATAAAAATGACGAAAAAGCAGATCACGCGTATATTATATTTGAATTAGCTAAAAACGCGAATCAACAATTTTTAAGTGATGAAACGCTTGTAAAAGCAGGAAAAGATAGCGAAGGAAATACCATTCATTATCAACTTGAAGAAGAAATCGTAATCAACAAAGCAAAAGTTGCAGCATTGCGAAACACGTATTCATATCCTGCTGTTTCTAACTGGCATGCTTCAAGCATTGCAAACTCTGGTGATGGAGAAGGAGCAGAAGCTGAAAACGGCGGAACTTCTTGGTTGCCTTTCGGCGATATGGAACGCAATCTTGCCAAAAAAGGATTCTCGGTAAGTGCGCCATCATTACTCTTAACAGAAGGCGGACGTACGATCACAATAGCGGCTTTGTACACATCATTAACCATTGATGGAGATTTAAAATCACTCATCACTATAGAACATACAGGCGAAAAAGGTTGGGTGACTCTTGAAAATACGTCAATTAAAAAAGTTGCTGTAGCAGAAGATTTACTTACGCTCAAAATTGAACTTAGCGAAGACGATGACAAAGTTGTCAACTACGATGCTGAAATTCATGAAGGGAAATACGATACTGAACATCCAATAGTGCGTGTGCTTTTTACGCCTGAAGACAGAGAAGCAAGTTCATACAATACATATTTACTCATCGCGAATGCGGAATTAAAAAAAATTGACATTACCACAATAGGAGAATATACTACTGGTTTGACAGTAAAGAATGATCTTGGGAAAATAAAAACTGACAATCCTTTTTATCCATTTGGACCATTAGCCAAAAAACGAGCAAAATTAAAAATTTCATCAGAAGAATGGATTGGTAAAAATATTAGTAATGTGGAAGTTTCCTTAGATTGGAAAGATTATCCAGATAATTTTCAAACACATTATCAACATTACTTGGTTCAATATCTAAACATTGCGCCATCAGTCAAGTTCAAAACAGTATATGACAGAACAAACAATACACAGTTAGTCACTGATGCAAACGGTACAAATCGTTTCAAAGTAATTTCAAGTTATATAGTAGATTTCAAAAATCGATCTAAAAAAAGTACAGCTCAAAACAATGTGACTACAGAAGAAGAGTCTGATGCAATGTATGAAGAATATAATGAAGACACTACTGATGCAGCAACTACAGAAAGCGCACCACAAGAAAGCACAACAGATGAAAGTACTTCAAAGATTCAAGAAATGTTTTTGGGGAAAGCAGGTGTTATATTCAAAAATTTCTTACCACCGCAAATAAGCTATGTTCCTAAAGTAACGGACGAATACTTTATTCAATTGTCGCTACAAAATAATTTCTTGCATGACGCTTTCGCAAAAATTTATACGTATCATGCGTTAGAAGAAGTATCGCTACCAAACAATCCGTACGCACCATTTGCAGAAAATTTAAAAGTTACTGTTACAAGTCAAGAAACTATTGGAGCAGATGGCAATCAAATTAAATTGTATCACGAATTACCTTTTGGAATAAAAAAGGTGCAACGTTCCAATTTATCGCTGATGCCAACTCCTGAAGATGGCGGACAATTATACATTGGAATCGAAGACGCTATTGCAGATCAAAACATTCAATTACTATGTCAAATAGAAGAAGGTTCTGAAAATCCTGATGCAATTGAAGATTTTGGATTGGCAACTGTAACGTGGCAATATTTACATAACAATACATGGAATAATCTAAAACCAACATATTTACTAAAAGACCAAACCGACGACTTTTTAAAAGCAGGATTGGTTGCCTTTACGGTTCCACGTGATTTTGGAGACAATACAATTTTTACAGAAGATTATTTATGGATTAGAGCAACAATTTCGAAAACATATGATACGGTTTCAAAATTTGCCAACATTCATGCGCAAGCTGCTGAAGCAATATTTATAAATGACGAAAACACTTTAGAACATCTTGAAAAAGGAATGCCAGCAGAAACCATTTCGAAGTTAGAAGATCGTTTGGCAACCGTAAAAACAGTAACACAACCATATGCTTCTTTTGATGGTTCTCCGAAAGAAAGTGATTTGGATTTTTACAGAAGAGTTAGCGAACGATTGCGTCATAAAAATAGAGCCATTACACTATGGGATTATGAACATTTGGTGTTGCAAGAATTTAATTATTTGCACAAAATCAAATGTTTAAATCACAGCACTAGCACAAGTTTCAAGGCTCCAGGGGAAGTATTATTAGTTGCGATTCCAAATATCATTGATCAGAATGTATTTGACATTTACAAGCCAAAATTGAGTCAAACAAAATTGGGTGCTATTAAAACATACATCAACAAACTCAACACATTACATGTAAATGCAGAAGTAGTTTCGCCAGTGTACGAACCAGTATTAATTACGTTAGGCGCTAAATTTTACGAAGGATTAGACGCAAACTATTACGAAAAACAATTGCAACAAGACATTGCACAATATTTATCGCCTTGGGCATTTGACAAAAATCAACCGATACCTTTTGGAAATGCAATGTACGCGAGTGAAGTTATCTTTTACATCGAAAAATTAGACTATGTAGATTATATAAAAGATTTCAAAATGTTGCACGATGGAGATGAAAAGGATGAAATCATTCCAACAGACCAAAAAAGTATTTTAACCTCAGTATTGCCAGAAACGCATGCTGTAACCGCAATAATAAACACACTATGCCAATCTTAG
- a CDS encoding GPW/gp25 family protein, translated as MESSIATYLGKGWDFPPTFLEKQGEVKIISDIEDIEKSLHTIITTRRGERLMRPKFGCDLTDQIFENLTATQTTIMKNRIKEAIVLYEPRIEIIKIALDTQNFLEGKFLIKVEYMIRATNTRRNIVFPYYITEATDI; from the coding sequence ATGGAATCATCAATAGCAACATACTTAGGAAAAGGCTGGGATTTTCCGCCAACATTTCTAGAAAAGCAAGGCGAAGTAAAAATCATATCTGATATAGAAGATATTGAAAAAAGTTTGCACACAATTATTACTACCAGACGCGGAGAACGTTTAATGCGTCCAAAATTTGGGTGCGATCTTACAGATCAAATATTTGAAAATCTGACAGCTACGCAAACCACCATAATGAAAAACCGAATCAAGGAAGCCATTGTTTTATATGAACCGCGAATTGAAATCATTAAAATAGCATTAGACACACAAAATTTTTTAGAAGGTAAATTTCTAATCAAAGTAGAATACATGATAAGGGCAACAAATACAAGAAGAAACATCGTATTTCCTTATTACATAACAGAAGCAACAGACATATAA
- a CDS encoding PAAR domain-containing protein — protein MPLAARITDMHVCPMSTGPVPHVGGPILPPGAPTVLIGGLPAAKVGDMCVCTGPPDSIVAGSGTVMIEGMPAARMGDSTAHGGSIVLGEPTVMIGG, from the coding sequence ATGCCATTAGCAGCTAGAATTACTGACATGCATGTTTGCCCAATGTCTACAGGTCCTGTACCACATGTAGGCGGACCAATATTGCCGCCAGGCGCACCAACAGTACTTATTGGTGGATTGCCAGCAGCGAAAGTTGGAGACATGTGTGTATGTACTGGTCCGCCAGATAGCATTGTAGCAGGTTCAGGAACTGTCATGATTGAAGGAATGCCAGCCGCGCGCATGGGCGATTCCACAGCGCATGGTGGAAGTATAGTATTAGGAGAACCAACTGTAATGATAGGAGGATAA
- the vgrG gene encoding type VI secretion system tip protein VgrG, with protein MSLVGDISTQQQNLVTFSVLIGDAEEEVSAIYGVKTITVERTCNRISTATLVIVDGDSVTQEFEASNAASFAPGEKIHIKGGYDFDDKTLFKGIITKHAIRSSNKTNYLLIECKDEAFKLTQARKNKIFYEVTESDAVGDILKENGLSGSMTETSHTHHELVQYQATDWDFIQCRAQINNMLCFIENGEISIKAPEFGASVLTATFGDNIFTFDAEIDARSQYDAFEASAWNYSNQEVVTKTAENKNLNTAGNLDASALAEAAGKNSITLTHTGDIPDEILTTWAESKSMYQQLAKICGNVKIQGNELVLPGTMITLAGMSDRFNGDVFVSAVHHTITNGNWITTIQFGLNPEWFAETYEVSQLPASGMLPAIGGLQIGVVSALEGDPKEEHRIQVKLPIISAEEDGVWARVLSLHAGEEYGVHFLPEIGNEVLVGFLNDDPNQAIVLGSLFSNTNVSPVEYSDDNFEKVIMTKSEIKITMNDELKSITLETPGEKIITIDDDEGVITLKDENNNFITMDPDGITIESGKDIIMKATGDIKMEGINVEVVASAELKAEGATATVEGSATTTIKGGIVQIN; from the coding sequence ATGAGTTTAGTTGGAGACATATCGACACAACAACAAAACTTAGTAACCTTTTCAGTGCTAATTGGTGATGCTGAGGAAGAAGTAAGTGCAATCTACGGAGTAAAAACAATTACTGTAGAACGTACGTGCAACCGAATCTCAACAGCAACCTTAGTTATTGTAGACGGTGACAGCGTTACGCAAGAATTTGAAGCGAGCAATGCGGCATCATTTGCGCCAGGCGAAAAAATTCATATAAAAGGTGGTTATGACTTTGATGACAAAACACTCTTCAAAGGAATTATTACAAAACACGCCATCAGATCATCAAACAAAACGAACTATTTACTCATTGAATGCAAAGACGAAGCTTTCAAGCTAACACAAGCACGAAAAAATAAAATTTTCTATGAAGTAACGGAAAGTGATGCCGTAGGAGACATTCTCAAAGAAAACGGACTTAGTGGTTCCATGACAGAAACATCACATACGCATCATGAACTCGTACAATACCAAGCAACCGATTGGGATTTCATACAATGCCGAGCACAAATAAACAACATGCTGTGTTTTATAGAAAATGGCGAAATAAGTATCAAAGCACCAGAATTTGGCGCAAGCGTACTCACAGCAACATTTGGAGACAATATATTCACATTTGATGCAGAAATAGATGCACGTAGTCAATATGATGCTTTTGAAGCGTCTGCGTGGAACTATTCAAATCAAGAAGTTGTTACAAAAACAGCGGAAAACAAAAATCTAAACACCGCAGGAAACCTTGACGCTTCAGCATTAGCGGAAGCCGCAGGAAAAAATAGCATTACGCTTACACACACAGGAGACATTCCTGACGAAATATTGACAACTTGGGCTGAATCCAAAAGCATGTATCAGCAACTAGCAAAAATATGTGGAAACGTCAAAATTCAAGGAAACGAATTGGTTTTGCCAGGCACAATGATTACGCTAGCAGGTATGAGCGATCGCTTTAACGGCGATGTATTTGTTAGCGCAGTACATCATACCATTACCAACGGAAACTGGATTACAACAATACAATTTGGATTAAATCCTGAATGGTTTGCAGAAACCTATGAAGTAAGTCAATTGCCAGCTTCGGGTATGTTGCCAGCCATTGGCGGATTGCAAATAGGAGTTGTTTCTGCCTTAGAAGGCGATCCAAAAGAAGAACACAGAATACAAGTAAAATTGCCCATCATAAGTGCCGAAGAAGACGGAGTTTGGGCGCGCGTACTAAGCCTGCATGCAGGAGAAGAATACGGCGTACACTTTCTGCCAGAAATAGGAAATGAAGTATTGGTAGGTTTCTTAAATGACGATCCGAATCAAGCAATTGTATTAGGTTCCTTATTTAGCAACACAAATGTTTCTCCTGTGGAATACTCAGATGATAACTTCGAAAAAGTAATCATGACAAAAAGTGAAATCAAAATCACAATGAATGATGAATTGAAGAGTATCACACTAGAAACACCAGGTGAAAAAATAATCACTATTGACGATGACGAAGGTGTCATTACACTCAAAGACGAAAATAACAATTTTATTACGATGGATCCAGATGGCATTACGATAGAATCAGGAAAGGATATCATTATGAAAGCTACTGGAGATATAAAAATGGAAGGAATTAACGTTGAAGTTGTCGCTTCCGCAGAATTAAAAGCAGAAGGCGCAACGGCTACAGTAGAAGGTTCGGCAACGACAACAATCAAAGGAGGAATAGTACAAATCAATTAA
- a CDS encoding CIS tube protein, producing MSILGKLEKMQIFKLNAEGEREGTDPTLEVAVNPEGYKETFSVEYNTDQEANSSGKTPKFVKVKPGDFTFKLLFDATGIFDIVDLNLTDTLASIAADIAGFNPFKDDEADESNVVAEIDKIKEFVTYKGDMHKPYELEVAWGSLNLKCYLTKLDIDYKLFNSKGYPIRAVATLTCKDSKADEVREAEVNKQSPDLTHIRRVKEGDTLPLMSYRIYGDSKYYLEVARVNNLLNFRNLEPGTELLFPPLNKTQSA from the coding sequence ATGTCTATACTGGGAAAACTAGAAAAGATGCAAATCTTTAAACTCAATGCCGAAGGTGAAAGAGAAGGTACAGATCCAACACTAGAAGTAGCAGTCAATCCAGAAGGATACAAAGAAACATTTTCTGTAGAATATAACACAGATCAAGAAGCAAACTCTAGTGGAAAAACGCCAAAATTTGTAAAAGTAAAACCAGGCGATTTTACCTTTAAACTACTATTTGATGCAACAGGAATCTTTGATATTGTCGATCTCAATCTTACGGATACGCTTGCCAGTATTGCAGCTGATATTGCAGGATTCAATCCTTTCAAAGATGATGAAGCTGATGAAAGTAATGTAGTTGCCGAAATTGATAAAATCAAAGAGTTTGTCACTTACAAAGGTGATATGCACAAGCCGTATGAATTAGAAGTTGCATGGGGATCACTAAATCTAAAATGTTACTTAACCAAACTCGATATTGATTACAAACTATTCAATTCCAAAGGATATCCTATTCGAGCAGTAGCGACACTTACGTGTAAAGATAGCAAAGCGGATGAAGTACGTGAGGCAGAAGTTAACAAGCAATCACCTGATTTAACACACATAAGACGCGTAAAAGAAGGCGATACATTACCATTAATGTCATACAGAATATATGGCGATTCCAAATACTATTTGGAAGTTGCCAGAGTAAACAATCTACTCAACTTTAGAAATCTTGAACCTGGAACGGAATTATTATTTCCTCCATTAAATAAAACGCAAAGCGCATGA
- a CDS encoding phage tail protein: MALFDNFKYPVSGFHFVVYFNGLLPNPVDMSFQSVSGLSVTVETEPYAEGGENRFVHDIPKGLKFSTLTLKRGLKSAPSSVAKWAEDAYENFTFKRLNLIVVLLSENHIPIKTWNIVGAYPIKYELGEFNAETQSILIETLELKYDYFKLLSIGDLI; encoded by the coding sequence ATGGCGCTTTTTGACAATTTTAAATATCCAGTTTCAGGCTTTCACTTTGTAGTGTACTTCAATGGACTACTACCAAACCCAGTAGATATGAGTTTTCAATCCGTATCTGGGTTAAGTGTTACCGTAGAAACAGAACCCTACGCTGAAGGTGGAGAAAATAGATTTGTTCATGATATACCAAAAGGGTTAAAATTCAGTACGCTTACGCTAAAAAGAGGACTAAAAAGTGCGCCTTCATCTGTTGCAAAATGGGCTGAAGATGCGTATGAAAATTTCACTTTCAAGCGATTAAATCTAATTGTTGTGCTACTTAGCGAAAATCATATTCCTATCAAAACATGGAATATAGTAGGCGCATATCCTATCAAATACGAATTAGGTGAATTCAATGCAGAAACACAAAGTATACTCATTGAAACGTTGGAGCTCAAGTATGATTATTTTAAACTTTTATCAATAGGAGATCTTATATAA
- a CDS encoding phage tail protein — MAAVYPLPKFHFQVEWGGTKIGFQEVTGLDMEFEKLEYREGSSPQYSKINMPGMVKYTDIVLKRGVFKGDNEFFDWMKTNQLNKAERRDITISLLDENHAPVIVWKVLNAWALKIQSTDLKAEASEVAVESITLAHEGLTVVNEG, encoded by the coding sequence ATGGCAGCAGTATATCCATTACCAAAGTTTCACTTCCAAGTAGAATGGGGAGGAACTAAAATAGGTTTTCAAGAAGTTACAGGATTAGATATGGAATTCGAAAAGTTGGAATATCGAGAAGGATCGAGTCCACAATACAGCAAAATTAACATGCCAGGAATGGTAAAGTACACAGACATTGTACTAAAAAGAGGTGTATTCAAAGGAGACAACGAATTCTTCGATTGGATGAAAACAAATCAACTCAATAAAGCAGAACGTCGTGATATCACTATCAGTCTATTGGACGAAAACCATGCACCAGTAATCGTATGGAAAGTCTTAAATGCTTGGGCTTTAAAAATTCAATCAACGGATTTAAAAGCGGAAGCAAGTGAAGTAGCTGTGGAGTCTATCACGCTAGCACACGAAGGTTTAACCGTTGTAAATGAAGGATAA
- a CDS encoding phage tail sheath C-terminal domain-containing protein yields MASTLKTPGVYIEEIVKFPPSVAQVETAIPAFIGYTEKATNKIDGDLSMTPTRITSLLEYERFFGGAKAETTIEVTVTDDSASNRTIVVTKPTSKEPFIMYYSLQLYFANGGGPCYITSVGDYSGLVVDTVLLEGLIEVGKVDEPTLLLFPDATRADGIQATAFYAIYNEALTQCNKLQDRFTIIDMLANDTSLPTDPNIAELRDKISSDKDFAKYGAVYYPNLETILNYKIDEDSLDVTLEDLAPDDPQLKVQNISDLIDTSELNTLIATDLADITSDVDGAAGDAAAVAFIPNLKENINDIIAYINSLQSSLNNALQIAHDEGSVTTEANDLDTWITDNLEQAILDLNKSLDRLNDDTTKAQVSNEIQVNKPGVHDVLGIHTDNGPLDALKAKIDTLIASGELKLMIDALPAVAGSSSSTVSLASLETSDNATYNKIKTEINNLPMELPPSSAIAGIYARVDSTRGVWKAPANVSLNYVVKPTVRVTNDIQDGLNVDVNAGKSINAIRSFTGKGVMVWGARTLAGNDNEWRYVSVRRFFNMVEESVKKASDQFVFEANDANTWVRIRSMIENFLTNQWKAGALAGATTDDAYYVKVGLNQTMTADDILNGIMNIEIGMAVVRPAEFIVLKFSHKMQES; encoded by the coding sequence ATGGCTAGTACATTAAAAACACCTGGAGTTTACATAGAGGAAATTGTAAAATTTCCGCCTTCCGTAGCCCAAGTTGAAACGGCTATTCCTGCATTTATCGGATATACAGAGAAAGCTACGAACAAAATTGACGGAGATCTGAGTATGACTCCTACACGAATTACTTCATTATTAGAATATGAAAGATTCTTTGGAGGAGCAAAAGCAGAAACAACCATTGAAGTAACGGTAACGGACGATTCTGCAAGTAACCGTACAATTGTTGTAACGAAACCAACAAGTAAAGAGCCATTTATAATGTATTATTCATTACAATTATATTTTGCAAATGGTGGCGGACCATGCTATATTACTTCTGTTGGAGATTACAGCGGATTAGTCGTAGATACAGTTCTACTAGAGGGTTTAATTGAAGTCGGTAAAGTTGATGAACCAACATTACTTCTTTTTCCAGATGCAACGAGAGCTGATGGAATTCAAGCAACTGCATTTTATGCTATATATAACGAAGCGTTAACACAATGTAACAAATTACAAGATCGATTTACAATCATTGACATGTTAGCAAACGATACATCTTTACCAACGGATCCTAATATTGCAGAACTTAGAGATAAAATCAGCTCAGATAAAGACTTTGCAAAATATGGAGCTGTATACTATCCAAACTTAGAAACGATTCTGAATTATAAAATTGACGAAGATAGTCTCGATGTAACTTTAGAAGATTTAGCACCAGATGATCCTCAACTAAAAGTACAAAATATCTCTGATTTAATAGATACATCAGAATTAAATACATTAATCGCTACAGATTTAGCCGATATTACATCAGATGTTGATGGAGCCGCAGGTGATGCAGCAGCAGTAGCGTTTATCCCTAATTTAAAAGAAAATATAAATGATATTATTGCATATATCAATTCATTGCAAAGTAGTCTAAACAATGCATTACAAATTGCACATGATGAAGGAAGCGTTACAACGGAAGCGAACGATCTAGACACATGGATTACCGATAATTTAGAACAAGCAATACTAGATTTAAATAAAAGTTTAGATAGATTGAATGATGATACTACAAAAGCTCAAGTTTCTAATGAAATCCAAGTCAATAAACCAGGAGTACATGATGTTTTAGGAATTCACACAGACAATGGGCCTCTTGATGCTTTAAAAGCTAAAATTGATACACTTATTGCTAGTGGAGAATTAAAACTTATGATTGATGCACTTCCTGCTGTAGCAGGATCATCTTCTTCAACAGTATCATTAGCATCTCTTGAAACTTCAGACAATGCTACATACAACAAAATAAAAACAGAAATTAATAACTTACCAATGGAATTGCCGCCAAGTAGCGCCATTGCTGGAATTTACGCTAGAGTAGATAGTACGCGAGGCGTATGGAAAGCTCCAGCAAATGTATCACTAAACTATGTAGTAAAACCAACTGTGCGAGTAACAAACGATATTCAAGATGGGTTAAACGTAGATGTAAATGCAGGAAAATCGATCAATGCAATCCGTTCATTCACTGGAAAAGGTGTTATGGTTTGGGGAGCAAGAACGCTTGCAGGAAATGATAACGAATGGCGTTATGTATCTGTACGACGCTTCTTTAACATGGTGGAAGAATCTGTGAAAAAAGCAAGTGACCAGTTTGTATTTGAAGCAAATGACGCTAACACATGGGTTCGTATCCGATCAATGATCGAAAACTTTCTAACCAATCAATGGAAAGCAGGTGCGTTAGCAGGAGCTACTACGGATGATGCATACTATGTAAAAGTAGGACTCAACCAAACAATGACCGCAGATGATATTCTGAACGGAATCATGAACATAGAAATTGGGATGGCAGTAGTACGTCCGGCAGAATTTATTGTGTTGAAGTTCTCTCATAAAATGCAAGAATCATAA
- a CDS encoding DUF4255 domain-containing protein yields MINKFVEKLNTDGLATYINTLQGISVKLGAQNVAETQSDDNNFDGDNLLVTIVRIEEESTLKNFPNQRLVETGGAYKLDKRFPKIHLNYYLLFSCTLQYDKAVAVIYKTIKFFQHQRKFAFTADEDDIELNMELCSPSFEQLNNIWGMLGGKQIPNVIYKARVSAIERDIEKLTSVITSIGAEGKHNE; encoded by the coding sequence ATGATCAACAAATTCGTAGAAAAACTTAACACTGACGGACTCGCTACCTATATCAATACATTACAAGGAATAAGTGTAAAATTAGGAGCGCAGAATGTTGCAGAAACTCAATCCGACGATAATAATTTCGACGGAGACAATCTGTTAGTGACTATTGTACGTATAGAAGAAGAAAGCACACTAAAAAACTTTCCGAATCAACGTTTAGTAGAAACTGGAGGCGCATACAAACTAGACAAGCGTTTTCCGAAAATACACCTTAACTATTACTTACTATTCTCTTGTACATTACAATATGACAAAGCTGTGGCGGTCATATACAAAACGATAAAATTCTTTCAACATCAAAGAAAATTTGCATTTACAGCAGATGAAGACGATATCGAACTAAACATGGAACTCTGTTCACCAAGTTTTGAACAACTCAATAACATTTGGGGAATGCTTGGAGGAAAACAAATTCCAAATGTCATATACAAAGCCAGAGTTTCGGCAATAGAAAGAGACATAGAAAAATTAACATCAGTAATCACATCAATCGGAGCAGAAGGAAAGCACAATGAGTAG
- the tmk gene encoding dTMP kinase — translation MKKNKFIAIEGIDGSGKSTQAKNIAKRLEAEGHKVYLTFEPTDMRIGKMIRTILGGKEKADEKVIAALFVADRLDHILHETNGILKKLADGFTVITDRYYFSSYAYHGAHMDMDWVIQSNKMAADILKPDINIFVDVSPEVAMKRINANRETIEIYETLDNLKAVQAQYVLAFEKLKESEHIVAVNGDETPEKVSEALWEILQKEIQNN, via the coding sequence ATGAAGAAAAACAAATTCATTGCAATTGAAGGAATTGATGGAAGTGGAAAAAGTACGCAAGCAAAAAATATAGCAAAACGATTAGAAGCCGAAGGTCACAAAGTATATCTCACATTTGAACCAACGGACATGCGGATTGGTAAAATGATACGTACCATTCTTGGCGGGAAAGAAAAAGCGGATGAAAAAGTAATTGCTGCATTATTTGTTGCTGACAGATTGGATCATATTTTGCATGAAACAAACGGAATTCTCAAAAAACTAGCAGATGGATTTACAGTAATTACGGATCGATATTACTTTTCATCATATGCATATCACGGCGCGCATATGGACATGGATTGGGTAATTCAATCTAACAAAATGGCGGCCGATATTCTAAAACCAGATATAAACATATTTGTTGATGTTTCTCCTGAAGTTGCTATGAAACGCATCAATGCGAATCGTGAAACAATTGAAATCTACGAAACATTAGACAACCTAAAAGCGGTTCAAGCGCAATACGTACTAGCTTTTGAAAAACTCAAAGAAAGCGAACATATCGTTGCTGTAAATGGCGATGAAACACCCGAGAAAGTTTCAGAAGCACTTTGGGAAATCTTGCAGAAAGAAATACAAAATAACTAA